One genomic region from Clostridium saccharobutylicum DSM 13864 encodes:
- a CDS encoding IS3 family transposase, with protein sequence MSKKLFTNKEIELLSKNKYIKNVTNKAITYTDEFKILFIAERSKGKLPIYIFQDAGFDTDVIGNNRIWCASKRWRNIYNESGALGLRDSRKLNSGRPLKRELTVNEIIAKKDAEIAYWKAEAELLKKIELQERQVKNNKLSSTSIFKIIQSIISKYSYKNIISHLCKIAEVSRSGYYNYLNSSNKRNSKDEKDLELKHIILKAFNHRGYKKGSRSIKMVLEHEFNRVINRKCIQRIMRKYNIVCPIRKANPYRRMMKATKEHTVLPNTLNREFKQGLVGKVLLTDIAYLTYGASNRAYLSTIKDASTNEILSYHLSESLTLDIATETVKKLMRNHKKLLDKDVFIHSDQGVHYTSPRFQKLLKKYKIGQSMSRRGNCWDNAPQESFFGHMKDEIDLKICTTFYELESTINNYMDYYNNYRYQWGLKKLAPVQYRDQLLAA encoded by the coding sequence ATGAGTAAAAAACTATTTACTAATAAAGAAATTGAATTGTTATCAAAGAATAAATATATAAAAAACGTCACAAATAAAGCAATCACGTATACAGATGAATTTAAAATACTTTTTATCGCTGAGCGTAGCAAAGGTAAACTACCTATTTATATTTTTCAGGATGCAGGATTTGATACAGATGTTATTGGAAATAATAGAATTTGGTGCGCAAGTAAAAGATGGCGTAATATTTATAATGAATCAGGAGCGCTTGGATTGAGAGATTCTCGAAAATTAAATAGTGGTCGTCCACTAAAACGTGAACTAACCGTGAATGAAATAATAGCTAAAAAAGATGCTGAAATTGCTTATTGGAAAGCGGAGGCAGAACTATTAAAAAAAATCGAGCTGCAAGAAAGGCAGGTGAAAAATAATAAATTAAGTTCAACATCAATATTCAAGATCATACAGAGTATAATTTCAAAATACAGTTATAAAAATATAATTTCTCATTTATGCAAAATAGCTGAAGTCTCTAGATCAGGATATTATAATTATTTAAATTCAAGTAATAAGCGTAATTCTAAAGATGAAAAGGATTTAGAATTAAAGCATATAATTCTTAAAGCATTTAATCATAGAGGCTACAAGAAAGGATCACGCTCTATAAAAATGGTTTTAGAACATGAATTTAATAGAGTAATAAATCGAAAGTGTATACAAAGAATTATGAGAAAATATAATATTGTGTGTCCAATTAGAAAGGCAAACCCTTATCGTAGAATGATGAAAGCTACTAAAGAACATACAGTTCTACCTAATACTTTGAACAGGGAATTCAAACAAGGTTTGGTCGGTAAGGTATTATTAACTGATATAGCTTATTTAACATATGGAGCATCTAATAGAGCCTATTTATCTACTATTAAAGATGCTTCTACAAATGAAATTCTCTCGTATCATCTTTCAGAAAGTCTTACATTAGATATAGCTACTGAAACTGTTAAAAAGCTGATGAGGAATCATAAAAAATTACTTGATAAAGATGTTTTTATTCATTCAGATCAAGGCGTTCATTACACTAGTCCTAGATTTCAAAAACTTCTTAAGAAATATAAAATTGGACAATCCATGTCTAGACGCGGAAACTGTTGGGACAACGCCCCGCAGGAATCATTTTTTGGACATATGAAAGATGAAATAGACTTAAAAATTTGTACAACATTTTACGAATTAGAATCAACAATTAATAATTATATGGATTACTATAATAATTACAGATACCAATGGGGACTTAAAAAGCTGGCCCCTGTTCAATATCGGGACCAGCTTTTAGCTGCCTAG
- a CDS encoding dynamin family protein, translating to MTYIELVNDSRFNLLVEKYLNNNGQGIDYTEYFKHFVENLGKEEIVVPVLGIQGAGKSSFLNSILMEDNILPTDVDETTCVPVEVRYGENINEARVYFRDESSELIKINDLEKYVHNDYNPANELGISRIVLYNKNDILKNNIVLVDLPGVGSLTPENQRTTLEYVNKLAAGIFMIRTNPPITKTEKNFINALWPKLSNTIFVQNRWNDESLDDANEAKEHNEAVLNSISESHNDEKTIKVNIVNVYEAVKGKFTEDEEIYNKSGITSVIESINDISRQYNKNVENTLNLKIDEALENINDKINNLKNISLNEINDNEEEKENKIKQIKLILSENKKDFRRIRNYAYNEMDNIISYAENTIKDSIGKLRRDLRRIINNGIVDGEKLSLIYKEASDKAINDIMDEVLWIVSELVTKLNEELQGITIRGFNGQYENISFFHKKSEFKFEKSLPTVLGLGSGVIGAVGTMGVLGGPAGVLVGMGISLAFSIIGDYMRKEIVQTRANYTIKDLDPMIEDLENYLKEEIIDDLKAKQQEVDDCIKEFRQRVETTFKDDMENIEEQYDTNYSANNTREFEKDLEILKEIKESIQ from the coding sequence ATGACATATATTGAATTAGTGAATGATTCACGATTTAATTTATTAGTAGAAAAATATCTTAATAATAACGGGCAAGGAATCGACTATACAGAATATTTTAAGCATTTTGTGGAGAATTTAGGTAAAGAAGAAATAGTAGTACCTGTGCTTGGAATTCAAGGCGCAGGTAAAAGTAGTTTTTTAAATTCTATTTTAATGGAAGATAATATATTACCTACTGATGTAGATGAGACAACTTGTGTGCCTGTTGAAGTTAGATATGGAGAAAATATTAATGAAGCTAGAGTATATTTTAGAGATGAAAGTAGTGAATTAATTAAAATAAATGATTTAGAGAAATATGTGCATAATGATTATAATCCTGCTAATGAGCTTGGGATATCAAGGATAGTTTTATATAATAAAAATGATATCCTAAAGAATAATATTGTGCTTGTAGACTTGCCAGGGGTTGGAAGTTTAACGCCGGAAAATCAAAGAACTACCTTAGAATATGTAAATAAGCTTGCTGCTGGAATATTTATGATAAGAACTAATCCGCCAATTACAAAAACAGAAAAGAATTTTATAAATGCATTATGGCCTAAACTTTCCAATACAATTTTTGTTCAAAATAGATGGAATGATGAAAGTTTAGATGATGCAAACGAAGCTAAAGAACATAATGAAGCAGTATTAAATAGTATAAGTGAATCACATAATGATGAAAAGACTATCAAAGTAAATATAGTAAATGTTTATGAGGCTGTTAAAGGAAAATTTACAGAAGATGAAGAGATTTATAATAAATCAGGGATAACAAGCGTTATAGAATCTATAAACGATATTTCTAGACAATATAACAAAAATGTAGAAAATACGTTGAATTTAAAGATTGATGAAGCACTAGAAAATATTAATGATAAAATAAATAATTTAAAAAACATATCTTTAAATGAAATTAATGATAATGAAGAAGAAAAAGAAAATAAAATTAAACAAATTAAATTAATACTTTCAGAAAATAAGAAGGATTTTAGAAGAATTAGAAATTATGCGTATAATGAAATGGATAATATAATTTCATATGCAGAAAACACTATAAAAGATAGTATTGGAAAATTAAGAAGAGATCTAAGAAGAATTATTAACAATGGAATAGTTGATGGCGAAAAGCTTAGTTTAATATATAAAGAAGCATCAGATAAAGCTATTAATGATATAATGGATGAGGTTTTATGGATAGTTAGTGAACTTGTAACAAAACTTAATGAAGAACTTCAAGGTATAACTATAAGAGGGTTTAATGGCCAATATGAGAATATTTCATTTTTTCATAAGAAGAGTGAATTTAAATTTGAAAAGTCGCTTCCTACAGTATTAGGATTAGGATCTGGAGTGATTGGTGCAGTTGGAACTATGGGAGTTCTAGGAGGACCAGCAGGTGTTCTTGTTGGAATGGGTATAAGTTTAGCATTTTCCATTATAGGAGATTATATGCGTAAAGAAATAGTACAAACTAGAGCAAATTATACAATAAAAGATTTGGATCCTATGATAGAAGATTTAGAAAATTATTTAAAGGAAGAAATTATAGATGATTTGAAAGCAAAGCAACAAGAAGTTGATGACTGCATAAAAGAATTTAGGCAAAGAGTTGAAACTACATTTAAAGATGATATGGAAAATATAGAAGAGCAATATGATACAAATTATAGCGCTAATAATACCAGAGAGTTTGAGAAAGACTTAGAAATTTTAAAGGAAATTAAGGAAAGCATTCAGTAG
- a CDS encoding dynamin family protein, translating to MSIFESCTNRQNRIDKVVKILGNEEIISKNLLIKDRIMNPSHYIVMIGETSSGKSALINSILNNKMLIESVKPTTGVVTEIVINNETEEKLLSIKKDGTIQDVDKNEFETLMVRPNDELNRLRYIGQSKENKYTGMRLFDTPGYGSLVNYHEEVLKEFIPESDFIVYVVSYRSGLGDDDYQFLKYIGEIIGNNVEVVLAINMCPKDIEENNKRIIEIKKNVDGCIHRNVKTFLIESSSEKKPKSIELWDYIYERINNSKKKEELAENLKNYQDYILGECEIKINSKIASIEAKQDELEERTEIAHELIYKKKEIIDAIERGFTRAKVKSIKLIDKSAITIKENIENYIHDESKWSKKEETCSLMQNYYVPKLTNEETDNLLNYIEDEIISLDKTIEEMVNDTVKKLKNSIKISIPSYTEVMDGILKKHIGDAIKQATGEMFRKVDGRSYGRLNHNNSSSKNLNKLEGITKHTFSKNYNNKLNKLLKSIKAASIKGITHYLSIFTDSIFYVYDSLTWQSKINEISMKAIDNWAKDVEIAIRKYLDELRESNKEEMISLFDELGKELGEYEVEIEEENLEELIRIKKEIEFILHKCLFMSL from the coding sequence ATGAGTATTTTTGAAAGTTGTACGAATAGACAAAATAGAATTGATAAAGTTGTTAAGATTCTTGGAAATGAAGAAATTATTTCTAAGAATTTATTAATTAAAGATAGAATAATGAATCCGTCACATTATATAGTTATGATTGGAGAAACAAGTTCAGGGAAAAGTGCTTTGATTAATAGTATTTTAAATAATAAAATGTTAATTGAAAGTGTTAAGCCTACTACAGGAGTTGTAACTGAAATTGTGATAAATAATGAAACAGAAGAAAAATTATTGTCTATAAAAAAAGATGGAACTATTCAAGATGTTGATAAAAATGAATTTGAAACATTAATGGTAAGACCGAATGATGAATTAAATAGATTAAGATATATTGGTCAAAGCAAGGAAAATAAATATACAGGAATGAGACTTTTTGATACTCCTGGATATGGATCTCTTGTAAATTATCATGAAGAAGTACTCAAAGAATTTATTCCAGAGAGTGATTTTATTGTTTATGTAGTTTCATATAGAAGTGGTCTTGGTGATGATGATTATCAATTCTTAAAATATATTGGAGAAATTATCGGCAATAATGTAGAGGTTGTATTAGCTATAAATATGTGCCCTAAAGATATTGAAGAAAATAATAAAAGAATAATTGAAATAAAGAAAAATGTGGATGGGTGTATACATAGAAATGTAAAAACTTTTTTGATAGAAAGCAGCAGTGAGAAAAAGCCAAAATCAATTGAACTATGGGATTATATTTATGAAAGAATAAATAATTCTAAGAAAAAAGAAGAATTAGCAGAAAATCTTAAAAATTATCAAGATTATATATTAGGTGAATGTGAAATAAAAATCAACTCAAAAATTGCTAGTATAGAAGCAAAGCAAGATGAATTAGAAGAGAGAACAGAAATAGCTCATGAATTAATATATAAAAAGAAAGAAATAATAGATGCTATAGAAAGAGGATTTACCAGAGCTAAGGTAAAATCAATAAAACTTATAGATAAGTCAGCAATAACAATTAAAGAGAATATTGAAAATTATATTCATGATGAAAGTAAATGGTCTAAGAAGGAAGAAACTTGCTCACTTATGCAAAATTATTATGTACCAAAGCTTACTAATGAAGAGACAGATAATCTTTTGAATTATATTGAAGATGAAATAATTTCATTAGATAAGACAATAGAAGAAATGGTTAATGATACAGTGAAAAAATTAAAAAATTCAATAAAAATAAGTATCCCATCTTATACTGAAGTAATGGATGGAATATTAAAAAAACACATTGGAGACGCAATAAAACAAGCAACAGGTGAAATGTTTAGAAAAGTTGATGGAAGAAGTTATGGTAGATTAAATCATAATAATTCATCAAGTAAAAATTTAAATAAACTAGAAGGTATAACTAAACACACATTTTCTAAGAACTATAATAATAAGTTAAATAAATTGTTAAAATCAATAAAAGCTGCATCAATAAAAGGAATAACACATTATCTAAGTATCTTTACAGACTCAATATTTTATGTATATGATTCATTAACTTGGCAAAGCAAGATAAATGAAATTTCAATGAAGGCTATAGACAATTGGGCAAAGGATGTTGAAATTGCTATTAGAAAATATTTAGATGAGTTAAGGGAAAGTAACAAAGAAGAAATGATATCCTTGTTTGATGAGTTAGGAAAAGAACTTGGTGAATATGAAGTCGAAATTGAAGAAGAAAATTTAGAAGAATTAATTAGAATAAAAAAAGAGATAGAGTTTATATTGCATAAATGCTTATTTATGTCTTTATAA
- a CDS encoding dynamin family protein, protein MEKDNYILNVINEIKVVLEKNNYRKKRYSSDILWLNKKESIIEKNIIRVAIMGITSSGKSTLVNSLLGESILPVAIKPSSSIIITCSKDKKRQATIYFRDKEPEILSGEKLNEKSIAYYADEELNPNNELNVSQIDVTTPSFLLDEDIHIIDSPGLDACDLEMHEKLTLEILLPTIDICVFLTTVKANSDEINAEKIRIVNEKDKQIILVQNMMDSVEEKFGKSGIVIEDKTAVLIKHRKRAQNLLRVAINGNRNDFKCKSDIEKSKKNLNNCEFEVIQISALNALRGIIQKNDVLYNESNIEGFIEAVKLSIKRVMPKINVYRGKSLVERINHIINTDRDIIQGSDIEYINALMNITTGDIDDIVSDFTMAREKISSKIKEIDKNVKEIINEINESKSEEVESYSKIIEKINNKNVNMENEIVNIVKECEEKKNELYKSFNLDIRFSYSLPSMDSKYIDVKHKYEERIKLIEKNGILNKGKRILSQIFDTEWGYEKEEYDEKVVDKDATILMIENICNQNRRKYMNVLWDWSAQYNKSINIFYSEVIKRTEEYEKKKGQKIELEDIEDVILNLKTINKKLKVNKNDKIDENAIDILDNRFKYNNKSKALIKDKQCSSYELDNGGYNDNRYSVISTQYNLYKLSTGIFEKNYLLVGNYIKQKSTEKIGYEGKQIFWTWDLDACITFISRSCGIYLSQEQCELIKKEGIYTIDNIIIIYELCEKKIDLYMILKELKNNLYNMFIIFNGIQIGNSEKQVLESFILKQFVMENSIMINFVIDSSKEFINANNIRELLFIVNKFKDKVISRFKNINNGYILINSKNPIYNMALIEGQEKETFIISNYRDIKESLFKNPLSRGKEEKETLEEILKYFLN, encoded by the coding sequence ATGGAAAAAGATAATTATATATTAAATGTAATTAACGAGATAAAAGTGGTTTTGGAAAAGAATAATTATAGAAAAAAAAGGTATAGTAGCGATATATTATGGCTTAATAAAAAAGAAAGCATAATTGAAAAGAATATAATAAGAGTTGCCATTATGGGAATAACTAGTAGTGGGAAATCAACATTGGTAAATTCTCTCTTGGGTGAAAGTATTTTACCAGTGGCTATAAAACCAAGCTCTAGTATCATAATAACATGTTCAAAGGACAAAAAAAGACAAGCAACTATATATTTCAGAGATAAAGAACCTGAAATATTAAGTGGAGAAAAGTTAAATGAAAAGTCTATAGCATATTATGCGGATGAAGAATTAAATCCTAATAATGAATTAAATGTTAGTCAAATTGATGTAACAACTCCATCATTTTTATTAGATGAGGATATACATATAATAGATAGTCCAGGACTAGATGCTTGTGATTTAGAAATGCACGAAAAGCTTACTTTAGAAATATTGCTACCAACAATAGATATTTGTGTGTTTTTAACGACAGTAAAAGCTAATAGTGATGAAATTAATGCTGAAAAGATTAGAATTGTAAATGAAAAGGATAAACAAATCATTTTAGTGCAAAATATGATGGATTCAGTTGAAGAAAAGTTTGGAAAAAGTGGAATAGTTATAGAAGATAAAACAGCTGTCTTAATTAAACATAGGAAGAGAGCGCAAAACCTTCTAAGAGTAGCGATTAATGGAAATAGGAATGATTTTAAATGTAAATCTGATATTGAAAAATCAAAAAAGAATTTAAACAATTGTGAGTTTGAAGTAATACAAATTTCTGCACTTAATGCCTTAAGAGGAATTATACAAAAAAACGATGTTTTATATAATGAATCTAATATTGAAGGTTTTATAGAAGCTGTAAAGTTATCTATAAAAAGAGTTATGCCTAAAATTAATGTCTATAGGGGAAAGAGTTTAGTTGAAAGAATTAATCATATAATCAATACAGATAGAGACATTATACAAGGTAGTGATATTGAGTATATAAATGCATTAATGAATATAACTACTGGTGATATTGATGATATTGTTAGTGATTTTACTATGGCAAGGGAAAAGATATCATCAAAAATTAAGGAAATAGATAAAAATGTTAAAGAAATAATTAATGAAATTAATGAGTCGAAATCTGAAGAAGTTGAAAGTTATTCAAAGATAATAGAAAAGATTAATAACAAGAATGTTAATATGGAAAATGAAATTGTAAATATAGTTAAAGAATGTGAAGAGAAAAAAAATGAACTTTATAAAAGCTTTAACTTAGATATAAGATTTTCATATTCATTGCCTAGTATGGATAGTAAGTATATCGATGTTAAGCATAAATATGAGGAAAGAATAAAATTAATTGAAAAGAATGGGATTTTAAATAAAGGTAAAAGAATTTTATCACAGATATTTGATACTGAGTGGGGATATGAAAAGGAAGAATATGATGAAAAAGTAGTAGATAAAGATGCTACTATTTTAATGATTGAAAATATATGTAACCAGAATAGAAGAAAATATATGAATGTTTTATGGGATTGGAGTGCTCAGTATAATAAATCTATAAATATTTTTTATAGCGAAGTAATAAAAAGAACAGAGGAATATGAAAAGAAAAAGGGTCAAAAAATTGAGCTGGAAGATATAGAAGATGTAATCTTAAATTTAAAGACTATAAATAAAAAACTAAAAGTAAATAAAAATGATAAAATTGATGAAAATGCAATCGATATACTAGATAATCGTTTTAAATATAATAATAAGTCAAAAGCACTGATAAAAGATAAACAATGTAGTTCATATGAATTGGATAATGGTGGTTATAATGATAATAGATATTCTGTTATAAGCACACAATACAATCTTTACAAATTAAGTACTGGAATTTTTGAAAAAAATTATTTATTAGTTGGAAATTATATAAAACAAAAAAGCACAGAAAAAATTGGTTATGAAGGTAAGCAGATTTTTTGGACATGGGATTTAGATGCATGTATAACATTTATTTCAAGGAGTTGTGGAATATATTTAAGCCAGGAACAATGTGAACTGATTAAAAAAGAAGGTATATACACTATTGACAATATAATAATTATTTATGAATTATGTGAGAAAAAGATTGATCTTTATATGATTTTAAAAGAATTAAAAAATAATCTATACAATATGTTTATTATATTTAATGGCATTCAAATAGGAAATTCTGAAAAGCAAGTTTTAGAAAGTTTTATTTTAAAACAATTCGTAATGGAAAATAGTATAATGATAAATTTTGTAATAGATTCATCTAAGGAATTCATAAATGCTAACAATATAAGGGAATTACTATTTATTGTTAATAAATTTAAAGATAAAGTAATTAGTAGATTTAAGAATATTAATAATGGATACATATTAATTAATTCTAAAAATCCAATATATAATATGGCATTAATAGAAGGACAAGAGAAGGAAACATTTATAATAAGTAATTATAGAGATATAAAAGAAAGCTTATTTAAAAATCCCCTATCAAGAGGCAAAGAAGAAAAAGAAACGTTAGAGGAAATCTTAAAGTATTTCTTAAATTAA